The following coding sequences lie in one Acidimicrobiales bacterium genomic window:
- a CDS encoding arylsulfatase: AYPGYSCRVPPSAAPLPRVLRDAGYSTLAVGKWHLTPRGERGVAGPFSRWPLGYGFERFYGFLQGDTSQWTPHLVCDNHYIEPPARPEDGYHLSADLADRAVGYLLDQHHSAPGKPFFLYLALGATHAPHHVPVEWIEAYRGRFDRGWDEWRAETFSRQQAAGIVPEGTVLTERPGWVPAWEDIGAEERHMHARQQEVYAAFLSHADAQIGRVFEFLAATGRLDDTVVVLTSDNGASAEGGLLGTFNEHRFTAQLPESVAGNVARLDQWGSFRSYPHYSWGWAWAGNTPLRLWKRYTWLGGTRTPLIVSWPAGIGAGGEVRSQFCHAVDLMPTILDACGVERPAVVDGVAQEPFDGASMRPTFSDRSAPEIRSTQYFELLGSRSMYHNGWKATTDHVSAGVRDEELLMTGSRDFATDHWSLFRLDDDFSEARDVSSDHPGIVRRLQEMWAAEAGRNHVLPLVSDLIKRFSALIGPDYPPAQPSVFRPGGAPVPDESVPAMWGGFTVTAVVDVPDSGAEGILCALGDWSGGWAFYAVNGRLAFAVRPGGELVRLASRQAVPTGPQLLSVRGTPAPDGGCRLSLHFGSTEVAAGDFPQPLPIVHQHGGAGLTLGHDRGFPVTDDYQPPFAWTGTLHQVVVDTPGGRPPAVLDEVRRALHAD; this comes from the coding sequence GCCTATCCGGGCTACAGCTGCCGCGTCCCGCCGTCGGCGGCTCCGCTGCCGCGCGTGCTGCGCGACGCCGGTTACAGCACCCTGGCCGTCGGCAAGTGGCACCTCACCCCGCGCGGTGAGCGGGGAGTGGCCGGGCCGTTCAGCCGTTGGCCCCTCGGCTACGGGTTCGAGCGCTTCTACGGCTTCCTCCAGGGGGACACGAGCCAGTGGACGCCGCACCTGGTGTGCGACAACCACTACATCGAGCCTCCCGCCCGCCCGGAGGACGGCTACCACCTGAGCGCCGACCTGGCCGACCGGGCCGTCGGCTACCTGCTCGACCAGCACCACTCCGCGCCCGGCAAGCCCTTCTTCCTGTACCTGGCCCTCGGCGCCACCCACGCCCCCCACCACGTCCCGGTCGAGTGGATCGAGGCCTACCGCGGCCGCTTCGACCGGGGCTGGGACGAATGGCGGGCCGAGACCTTCTCCCGCCAGCAGGCGGCGGGGATCGTGCCGGAGGGCACCGTCCTCACCGAGCGGCCCGGCTGGGTCCCGGCCTGGGAGGACATCGGTGCGGAGGAGCGGCATATGCACGCCCGCCAGCAGGAGGTGTACGCCGCCTTCCTGTCGCATGCCGACGCCCAGATCGGCCGGGTGTTCGAGTTCCTGGCCGCCACGGGGCGGCTCGACGACACCGTCGTCGTGCTCACGTCCGACAACGGGGCCAGCGCCGAGGGCGGGCTGCTCGGGACGTTCAACGAGCACCGCTTCACCGCCCAGCTGCCGGAAAGCGTGGCCGGAAACGTGGCGCGGCTCGACCAGTGGGGCAGCTTCCGCTCCTACCCGCACTACTCTTGGGGCTGGGCCTGGGCCGGCAACACCCCGCTGCGGTTGTGGAAGCGCTACACCTGGCTCGGCGGCACCCGCACGCCCCTGATCGTCAGCTGGCCCGCCGGCATCGGCGCCGGCGGCGAGGTCCGCAGCCAGTTCTGCCACGCCGTGGACCTGATGCCCACGATCCTCGACGCCTGCGGAGTGGAGCGCCCGGCGGTGGTGGACGGGGTGGCCCAGGAGCCGTTCGACGGGGCCAGCATGCGGCCGACCTTCTCGGACCGATCCGCTCCCGAGATCCGCTCGACGCAGTACTTCGAGCTGCTCGGGTCCCGCTCGATGTACCACAACGGGTGGAAGGCCACCACCGACCACGTGTCCGCAGGCGTGCGCGACGAGGAGCTGCTGATGACCGGCAGCCGCGACTTCGCGACCGACCACTGGTCGCTGTTCCGGCTGGACGACGACTTCTCCGAGGCGCGCGACGTCTCCTCCGACCACCCCGGGATCGTCCGGCGCCTCCAGGAGATGTGGGCGGCCGAGGCGGGCCGAAACCACGTCCTGCCTCTGGTGAGCGACCTGATCAAGCGGTTCAGCGCCCTGATCGGCCCGGACTACCCGCCGGCGCAGCCGAGCGTGTTCCGGCCGGGCGGGGCGCCGGTGCCGGACGAGTCGGTCCCGGCGATGTGGGGCGGCTTCACCGTCACCGCCGTCGTCGACGTTCCCGACTCCGGCGCCGAGGGCATCCTCTGCGCCCTCGGGGACTGGTCGGGAGGTTGGGCGTTCTACGCCGTCAACGGACGGCTGGCCTTCGCCGTCCGTCCCGGCGGGGAGCTGGTCCGGCTGGCCTCGCGACAGGCGGTGCCCACCGGGCCCCAGCTGCTGTCGGTGCGCGGCACCCCGGCGCCGGACGGCGGCTGCCGTCTCTCCCTTCACTTCGGGAGCACCGAGGTGGCCGCCGGGGACTTCCCCCAACCGCTGCCCATCGTCCACCAGCACGGGGGCGCCGGGCTCACCCTCGGCCACGACCGCGGCTTCCCGGTCACCGACGACTACCAGCCCCCGTTCGCGTGGACCGGGACCCTCCATCAGGTGGTGGTGGACACGCCGGGCGGCCGCCCTCCGGCCGTGCTCGACGAGGTGCGCCGGGCGCTGCACGCCGACTGA